The DNA window GACGGCCTATCGCTCACGTCCGTTCGCTGGTCGAACTCGATGTTCCTCACTCCTTCCGAACCGACTCGATTTTCATCAGCGGGTAGCCGTCTTCCATTTCCATTTTGGTGACGACTTCGGTTCCCTCGTGGTCGATGACGATTTCGACTTCCATGTATCGCCCCGTCAACTCGGTATACCCGTGCTCTATCTCGTCTTCGAGTTTGTCGGTCAGGATGTCCACTTCGACCGATTCACAGGAGGGCTGGTTTTCGATGCTCTCCTCGATTGCGCGTTCGAGGCTGTCTGCGCTCTCGGGGGAGACGGGAGTGCCCGCGAACTGGTGATACAGCGCGCCGAACTTGATTCCGGCTTCGAAACAGGCGGCGTCTCGCGTCGTCGGTTCCATGCCGGAAACGAAGCGTCGGGGGGTTAAAGTTCGTGATGACATGGAACACGGAGAACCTTTACGTGTTCACCTCTCAACGAACGGTATGGATTACAATTCAGCCCTCGACAGAGGCATGGACGCCGTTCCAGACCTCGAAACGAGCGACGAGCGGTTCAGCTATCCCGACCCGGCCGTCCAGAAGGACGGGTCGTTCACACGACTGACCAACTTGGACGACATCGCCGACGCCCTGTCACGAGACGGCGAACACGTTCACAGCGCGCTCCAGCGCGAACTCGGTACCAGCGGGAAGTACGAGGAAGGACAGGCACGATACAGCGGATCGTTCACCGAGTCCGACTTCAACACCGCACTGGACGAGTACGTAGAGGAGTTCGTCATCTGTTCGGAGTGTGGTCTGCCGGACACGCGACTCGTGCGCGAGAACCGCAACCTCATGCTCCGCTGTGACGCCTGTGGTGCGTTCCGACCGGTCACGAAGCGAAGCACGACGAGCCGAACCCAACAGCGCGATGCCGTCGAAGAGGGGCGGACCTACGAGGTCAAAATCACCGGCACCGGACGAAAGGGCGACGGCGTTGCGGAACGCGGCAAGTACACGATTTTCGTCCCCGGCGCACAGAAGGGCGACGAAGTGCAGGTGTACATCGAGAGCGTCCGCGGCAACCTCGCGTTCGCGCGGCTCGCCTGAGCGGGGTTCCTGCGAAAGCTTCTTTTGCCTCTCGTTCCGATGAACGGGCATGTTCGAATCGCTCCTCGAACTCGGCATGTTCGCACTGTACATCGCCGGGTCGGGGTTGTTGACGGTTCTCGGAGCAGTGACCGAATATCAAGGTATCCAGAACGCGCTCTCCGGCGATAACACGATGGCGCTGTGGTTCGTTTGGATGGGTACTGTGGCCCTCATCGCGGGCCTCATGCTCGCCCGCGATAAGGTTCTGCACCGCGTAACGGCGTAACTGTCGTCGTCTCGCCGGAAAATCGCATGGTTCTTATCGGGGTTGTACCTCTAGCCGATTGAATGGACGATCCCGTTCTGCTCACGGGTTCCGAGGGCCGCGTCGGGTCGGCGATTCTCGGCGACCTCGAATCGAAATACGAGTGGCGATTGCTCGACAGAGAACCACCAGCGGCGGATCCGTCCCACGAATTCTTCGTCGCGGACATCACCGACTACGACGCCGTGTACGAAGCCGTGGACGGTGTCGGTGCGGTCATCCACCTCGCGGGCGACCCCCGGCCGGAAGCGCCGTGGAACAGCGTACTGGGTAACAACATCGACGGCACCCACACCGTCATGCAGGCCGCGGTCGATGCGGGCGTCGAGAAGTTCGTCTTCGCTTCGTCGAACCACGCGGTCG is part of the Haladaptatus paucihalophilus DX253 genome and encodes:
- a CDS encoding dihydroneopterin aldolase family protein; translated protein: MEPTTRDAACFEAGIKFGALYHQFAGTPVSPESADSLERAIEESIENQPSCESVEVDILTDKLEDEIEHGYTELTGRYMEVEIVIDHEGTEVVTKMEMEDGYPLMKIESVRKE
- a CDS encoding translation initiation factor IF-2 subunit beta — protein: MDYNSALDRGMDAVPDLETSDERFSYPDPAVQKDGSFTRLTNLDDIADALSRDGEHVHSALQRELGTSGKYEEGQARYSGSFTESDFNTALDEYVEEFVICSECGLPDTRLVRENRNLMLRCDACGAFRPVTKRSTTSRTQQRDAVEEGRTYEVKITGTGRKGDGVAERGKYTIFVPGAQKGDEVQVYIESVRGNLAFARLA